The following are encoded together in the Candidatus Flexicrinis proximus genome:
- the murC gene encoding UDP-N-acetylmuramate--L-alanine ligase, translated as MKQLNIKQHIHVVGIGGTGMSAIARVLLERGHPVSGSDRVLNPVTEALQRDGATIYAGHAASNIDGADMLVVSSAVHDNPEVAAAESAGILVYKRKDFLPALLHGKSTLAIAGTHGKTTTTAMTAHILREAGVDPGYIVGSVLANSGTNAAAGHDNHFVIEADEYDDMYLGLKPAVAVVTSAEWDHPDFFPTEADLLASFRKFIGNIQPDGTLIINTDDWRTQALVSTRPTGTLVTYGYNKRADAFIHNLEVRKDKRLHFDVYVKTPLPVLKAHFALQLMGRHNAANALAAALAAEAAGVPFEKSARALASFQSTGRRFEVRCEVDGLVVIDDYAHHPTAITVTLEAARMAYPQHRIWAVWQPHTYSRTQALMSGFAHAFKDADHVLVTDIYASREQPVPGIDSKSVVKVLKAHHPDVVYTGDLESTAARLLKKVRGRSVVIIFSAGDAPRIGQMLQDSKKA; from the coding sequence GTGAAACAACTCAACATCAAACAACATATCCATGTTGTGGGTATCGGTGGCACAGGCATGTCGGCCATCGCGCGGGTCCTTCTCGAACGCGGCCATCCGGTCAGCGGCTCGGACCGGGTACTCAATCCCGTCACCGAGGCGCTCCAACGCGACGGCGCGACGATCTACGCGGGACACGCTGCCTCCAACATTGACGGCGCGGACATGCTGGTCGTTTCTTCAGCCGTGCATGATAATCCGGAAGTCGCTGCCGCTGAATCCGCGGGTATCCTCGTCTACAAGCGCAAGGATTTCCTGCCCGCCCTGCTTCATGGCAAATCTACCCTCGCCATCGCCGGGACCCACGGCAAGACCACCACAACCGCCATGACCGCCCATATCCTGCGCGAAGCCGGGGTCGATCCGGGCTATATCGTGGGGTCGGTGCTGGCCAACAGCGGCACCAATGCCGCGGCGGGTCACGACAACCACTTCGTCATCGAAGCCGACGAATACGACGACATGTATCTCGGTCTCAAGCCGGCGGTCGCGGTAGTGACCAGCGCGGAGTGGGATCATCCCGACTTCTTCCCGACCGAGGCCGACCTGCTCGCCTCCTTCCGCAAGTTCATCGGCAATATCCAGCCCGACGGCACCCTGATCATCAATACCGACGACTGGCGCACGCAGGCACTGGTCTCCACACGTCCCACGGGAACTCTGGTAACCTACGGCTACAATAAGCGGGCTGACGCCTTCATCCATAACCTGGAGGTCCGCAAGGACAAGCGGCTGCACTTCGACGTCTATGTTAAGACGCCCCTGCCGGTCCTGAAAGCGCACTTCGCCTTGCAGTTGATGGGCCGCCACAACGCGGCCAATGCCCTGGCCGCCGCGCTGGCCGCCGAAGCTGCCGGCGTGCCCTTCGAGAAATCGGCGCGCGCACTGGCGTCCTTCCAGAGCACAGGCAGGCGCTTCGAGGTCCGCTGCGAAGTTGACGGTCTGGTGGTCATCGACGATTACGCCCATCATCCGACAGCCATCACCGTGACCCTGGAAGCTGCGCGCATGGCCTATCCGCAGCACCGGATCTGGGCGGTGTGGCAGCCCCACACCTACAGCCGGACCCAGGCGTTGATGTCCGGGTTCGCCCACGCCTTCAAGGACGCCGACCATGTGCTGGTCACCGACATCTACGCCTCGCGCGAACAGCCGGTGCCTGGCATCGACTCTAAGAGCGTGGTCAAGGTCTTGAAAGCGCACCATCCGGATGTCGTCTACACCGGCGACCTGGAGTCGACCGCAGCCCGCCTGCTGAAGAAGGTCAGGGGCCGTTCAGTGGTGATCATCTTCAGCGCCGGCGATGCCCCTAGGATCGGCCAGATGCTGCAGGACAGCAAAAAGGCCTGA
- a CDS encoding UDP-N-acetylglucosamine--N-acetylmuramyl-(pentapeptide) pyrophosphoryl-undecaprenol N-acetylglucosamine transferase gives MRLLIAAGGTGGHVYPALAVAERLLDSDPQTTVAFVGTVGGFEKPLVEQAGVRLDSVDEVQAAPFHGVSPLKAIAGLFRTLRGTVQAFGILGRRKPQVVLMTGGWVGLPVALAAWLRRIPVAIFLPDIEPALSIKILRPFATRIAVTTPDSARYIPASKMVVTGYPLRKTFTHTIPQAGSPLLEQSDLSTDEYPRFQVIGSGAEKSLVVRVTRDAGIAHFSLDPAKKTLLVFGGSRGARTINIAVVDSLPQLLERGDLQIIHVTGELDAERGQSVPPVEGYHPFAYLHDDMGLAMAAADLCLCRSGASTLGELPYFGLPSILVPYPFAWRYQKVNAEYLAQRGAGVVLPDELMGAQLADTVRALLDDSDKLSAMCDAARALNRPKAAESIGQMLRQIAKPGPGELK, from the coding sequence GTGCGCCTACTGATCGCAGCCGGGGGAACGGGCGGTCACGTGTATCCGGCGCTGGCGGTCGCTGAGCGGCTGCTGGACTCCGATCCACAGACAACAGTAGCATTCGTCGGCACGGTCGGTGGTTTCGAGAAACCGCTGGTCGAACAGGCGGGCGTGCGCCTCGATTCGGTTGACGAGGTGCAGGCCGCGCCGTTTCATGGCGTCAGCCCCCTCAAAGCCATCGCCGGACTCTTCAGAACCCTGCGCGGCACGGTGCAGGCCTTCGGTATCCTGGGCCGCCGCAAGCCGCAGGTCGTCCTCATGACCGGCGGCTGGGTCGGACTGCCGGTCGCGCTGGCGGCCTGGCTGCGCCGCATTCCGGTCGCCATCTTCCTGCCCGATATCGAGCCGGCGCTTTCCATCAAGATCCTGCGCCCGTTCGCCACGCGCATCGCCGTCACCACGCCTGACTCCGCCCGCTACATTCCCGCCAGCAAGATGGTCGTCACCGGCTATCCGCTGCGTAAGACCTTCACCCACACCATCCCGCAGGCCGGATCGCCGCTCCTGGAACAGAGCGACCTCTCGACCGACGAATACCCGCGCTTTCAGGTTATCGGCAGCGGCGCGGAAAAGTCGCTGGTCGTCCGTGTGACCCGTGACGCTGGCATCGCCCACTTCAGCCTCGACCCCGCCAAAAAGACCCTGCTGGTCTTCGGCGGCAGCCGCGGCGCCCGTACCATCAATATCGCTGTCGTCGACTCGCTGCCGCAGCTGCTCGAACGCGGCGACCTGCAGATTATCCACGTCACCGGTGAACTCGACGCCGAACGCGGCCAGTCCGTGCCGCCGGTCGAAGGCTACCATCCCTTCGCCTATCTGCACGACGACATGGGCCTGGCAATGGCCGCCGCCGACCTCTGCCTGTGCCGCAGCGGCGCCAGCACTCTCGGCGAGCTCCCGTATTTCGGCCTGCCTTCCATCCTCGTCCCCTATCCGTTCGCCTGGCGCTACCAGAAGGTCAACGCCGAATACCTCGCCCAGCGCGGGGCGGGGGTCGTCCTCCCTGACGAGCTGATGGGTGCGCAGCTTGCAGACACGGTGCGCGCATTGTTGGACGACAGTGATAAACTAAGCGCGATGTGTGACGCCGCCCGTGCCCTCAATCGGCCCAAAGCGGCGGAGAGCATCGGCCAGATGCTCAGGCAGATTGCAAAACCCGGTCCAGGTGAACTGAAGTGA
- a CDS encoding biotin transporter BioY, translating into MLYTLPQTRNPAIPARAAAVAAFAALTALSARVTIETGGPVPFTLQVLPSILAGLVLGWRDGALSQIAYVAMIAIGLPLDARAIGAASLGGPTAGFLIGFIPTAAVAGGLAQISGASLWMRWLAGAYALFVLYVFGVAWLAVTLRIPPNVAFNAVDGYIGFDLAKAFLAAGLAETGRAWLGRGTGA; encoded by the coding sequence ATGCTGTATACACTGCCACAAACCCGTAATCCGGCTATTCCGGCGCGTGCTGCTGCGGTGGCCGCATTCGCAGCGCTGACCGCGCTGAGCGCGCGAGTCACGATCGAGACCGGCGGGCCTGTACCGTTCACGCTGCAGGTGCTGCCGTCGATCCTGGCCGGGCTGGTGCTGGGCTGGCGCGATGGGGCGCTTTCGCAGATCGCATATGTGGCGATGATCGCGATCGGGCTGCCGTTGGATGCGCGAGCAATCGGCGCGGCATCGCTGGGTGGTCCGACGGCGGGATTCCTGATCGGATTCATCCCGACGGCGGCGGTGGCCGGGGGGCTGGCGCAAATCAGCGGAGCATCGCTGTGGATGCGCTGGCTGGCCGGGGCGTACGCGCTGTTCGTCCTGTATGTATTCGGGGTGGCGTGGCTGGCGGTCACGCTGCGCATTCCACCGAACGTCGCATTCAACGCGGTGGACGGCTACATTGGCTTCGACCTGGCCAAGGCGTTCCTGGCCGCGGGACTGGCGGAGACGGGACGGGCATGGCTGGGCCGCGGCACGGGGGCATGA
- a CDS encoding S8 family serine peptidase, with protein MKRLLFLILTVFLLSSVSAQPLPPPMGPVDPALIGQARAAGTVRIIVSFDVPSAGRSPAESASAIRLFRLGLLSSTRGTARFVANSTDWTIPYAAMIVDEAALLALAATPGVTGISLDAREERHLISALPLVNVDDAHALGVGDGYGGLTGAGWTVVILDDGIQNSHPFFGGRVVDEACFSTTDPGDNAATLCPNSQETQFGSGAADTTTACGIECSHGIHVAGIAAGNDSGNPLRRGVAPGASIVAINVFTKDTATMSSFTYVADQVAALQHVTNTVSLSYKVAAINMSLGGGLFNPGTCEADADPTQQSRIDAINALTSAGIAVVISSGNNGSKTQTSRPGCITSAVQVASVDDNLAVSSFSNVSTSVDFYAPGNLIESSGLGGTFFTQSGTSMAAPMVTGAFAVLRQAAPNATLGELFAALTSTGILIDDARVGGTVLDKPLIQVDDAIDALRASGDVIANGDMEAVTVPPTPDNWTRVGGAKLKCNTLSVTVTPYDDCAVMMKVNATGIGTLTQVVDTPRGIFNDVLSLTAQVRAVNVVSGKLRLKIKYVSNLKEKVTIAISGTFDWIDPLANKVANPYVLNDTVKSLTVVGLSTLGGKWWLDNVTLDLTPTLVDTPG; from the coding sequence ATGAAACGCCTGTTATTTCTCATCCTGACCGTCTTTTTGCTGTCCTCGGTCAGCGCCCAGCCGCTGCCGCCGCCGATGGGACCGGTCGACCCGGCCCTGATCGGTCAGGCCCGCGCCGCCGGGACCGTCCGCATCATCGTCTCCTTCGATGTTCCCTCCGCTGGCCGTTCGCCCGCCGAATCCGCTAGTGCCATCCGGCTGTTCCGCCTTGGCCTGCTCAGCAGCACGCGCGGCACCGCCCGTTTTGTCGCCAATTCCACCGATTGGACCATCCCCTACGCCGCCATGATCGTCGACGAGGCTGCGCTCCTTGCGCTCGCCGCCACTCCCGGCGTCACCGGCATCAGCCTCGACGCCCGCGAAGAGCGCCACCTGATTAGCGCCCTGCCTCTCGTCAATGTCGATGACGCCCACGCGCTCGGCGTCGGCGATGGTTACGGCGGTCTCACCGGCGCGGGCTGGACGGTCGTCATCCTTGACGACGGTATCCAGAACAGCCACCCTTTCTTCGGCGGCCGCGTCGTCGACGAAGCCTGCTTCTCAACCACTGACCCCGGTGACAACGCCGCCACGCTCTGCCCGAACAGCCAGGAGACGCAGTTTGGCTCCGGCGCCGCCGACACCACTACCGCCTGTGGCATCGAGTGCAGTCACGGCATCCATGTCGCCGGCATCGCCGCCGGAAACGACTCCGGCAACCCTCTCCGCCGTGGTGTTGCGCCGGGCGCCAGCATCGTCGCCATCAACGTCTTCACCAAAGACACCGCTACTATGTCTTCCTTCACCTATGTCGCCGATCAGGTCGCGGCCCTTCAGCACGTCACCAACACCGTCAGCCTGAGCTACAAGGTCGCCGCCATCAACATGAGCCTCGGCGGCGGCCTTTTCAACCCCGGCACCTGCGAGGCGGACGCTGACCCCACCCAGCAGTCCCGCATCGACGCCATCAACGCCCTGACCAGTGCCGGAATCGCCGTCGTCATCTCGTCCGGCAACAACGGCTCGAAGACTCAGACCTCGCGCCCCGGCTGCATCACCAGCGCCGTGCAGGTCGCCTCGGTCGATGACAACCTGGCCGTCTCCAGCTTCTCGAATGTCAGCACCTCGGTCGACTTCTACGCGCCGGGCAACCTCATCGAATCCTCCGGCCTCGGCGGCACGTTCTTCACCCAGTCCGGCACTTCCATGGCCGCCCCGATGGTGACCGGTGCATTCGCCGTGCTCAGGCAGGCCGCCCCCAACGCCACCCTCGGCGAGTTGTTCGCCGCGCTCACCAGCACCGGCATCCTCATCGACGATGCCCGCGTTGGCGGCACCGTTCTGGACAAGCCGCTCATTCAGGTCGACGACGCCATCGACGCGCTCCGTGCCAGCGGCGATGTGATCGCCAACGGCGACATGGAGGCCGTCACCGTCCCGCCCACGCCCGACAACTGGACTCGCGTCGGCGGCGCCAAGCTCAAGTGCAACACGCTTTCCGTCACCGTCACCCCCTACGACGACTGCGCCGTGATGATGAAGGTCAACGCCACCGGCATCGGCACGCTGACTCAGGTCGTAGACACGCCGCGCGGCATTTTCAACGACGTCCTCTCCCTCACCGCGCAGGTCAGGGCGGTGAACGTCGTCAGCGGCAAGCTGCGCCTCAAGATCAAATATGTCTCGAACCTCAAGGAGAAGGTCACGATCGCCATCAGCGGCACTTTCGACTGGATCGACCCGCTCGCCAACAAAGTCGCCAACCCCTACGTCCTTAACGACACCGTCAAGTCGCTGACCGTAGTCGGACTCAGTACGCTCGGCGGCAAATGGTGGCTCGATAACGTCACGCTGGACCTGACGCCGACGCTGGTCGACACCCCCGGATAG
- a CDS encoding exonuclease SbcCD subunit D produces MAGPRHGGMMAEPIRVLHFADLHIGVESYGRTDPESGLSTRVLDFLHRLDEVIEIARSRDADLIVFAGDAFQTRTPNPTYQREFAYRMLDLSAIAPVVLLVGNHDLPPAVLKASSIEIYDTLRVPNIWVASDFGGRVVETKRGPVYVAAAPYPIRARLMEDERVQGKTVREIDDQMQLTLAHLLDRLATEADAYDMPRLLTGHFTVSGAALGSEQRVTMLSRDISVQLSDVADDRWDYVAMGHIHKHQNLTRNREDLPPVVYAGSLERIDFGEEGDAKGLCMVDLARGQTRWEFVQVAARRFVTVEADLRYSEDPTTDALAALERGPLRDAVVRALFKLTAEREPAFNEALVRDALRRLGAFFFTVRKEVESVERARLGGSPEGLGPAELLDRYLISRDVASARREELLAEAERFFNPD; encoded by the coding sequence ATGGCTGGGCCGCGGCACGGGGGCATGATGGCCGAGCCGATTCGCGTCCTGCATTTTGCCGACCTGCATATCGGTGTCGAGTCTTACGGCCGCACCGACCCGGAGAGCGGGCTGTCGACGCGGGTGCTGGACTTCCTGCACCGGCTGGACGAGGTGATCGAGATCGCGCGGAGCCGCGACGCCGACCTGATCGTGTTTGCCGGCGATGCCTTCCAGACGCGCACGCCGAACCCGACTTATCAGCGCGAGTTCGCCTACCGGATGCTCGACCTGAGCGCGATTGCGCCGGTCGTGCTGCTGGTGGGCAACCACGATCTGCCGCCGGCCGTGCTGAAGGCGTCGAGCATCGAGATCTACGATACGCTGCGCGTGCCGAACATCTGGGTCGCCAGCGATTTTGGCGGACGGGTGGTGGAGACCAAACGCGGGCCGGTGTATGTCGCGGCGGCGCCGTATCCGATCCGCGCGCGGCTGATGGAAGACGAGCGCGTTCAGGGCAAGACGGTGCGCGAGATCGACGACCAGATGCAGCTCACGCTGGCGCACCTGCTTGACCGGCTGGCGACCGAGGCGGATGCTTATGATATGCCGCGACTGCTGACCGGACATTTCACCGTGAGCGGGGCCGCCCTGGGGAGCGAACAGCGCGTGACGATGCTCAGCCGCGATATCTCCGTGCAGTTGAGCGACGTGGCCGACGACCGCTGGGATTACGTGGCGATGGGGCACATCCACAAGCACCAGAACCTGACGCGCAACCGCGAGGATTTGCCGCCGGTGGTATATGCGGGGAGCCTGGAGCGGATCGACTTTGGCGAAGAGGGCGACGCCAAGGGGCTATGCATGGTCGATCTGGCGCGCGGGCAGACCCGCTGGGAGTTCGTGCAGGTGGCGGCGCGGCGGTTCGTCACGGTGGAGGCGGACTTGCGCTACAGCGAAGATCCGACCACCGATGCGCTGGCCGCACTGGAACGTGGGCCGCTGCGCGATGCGGTGGTGCGCGCGCTGTTCAAGCTGACCGCCGAGCGCGAACCCGCCTTTAACGAGGCGCTGGTGCGCGATGCGCTGCGCCGGTTGGGGGCGTTCTTCTTCACGGTTCGCAAAGAGGTCGAGTCGGTGGAGCGCGCGCGGCTTGGGGGAAGCCCGGAGGGATTGGGGCCGGCCGAGCTGCTTGACCGCTACCTGATCTCGCGCGATGTCGCATCGGCGCGGCGGGAAGAGCTGCTGGCCGAGGCCGAACGATTCTTTAACCCGGACTGA
- a CDS encoding cell division protein FtsW has translation MAEHSPPQYLDDPAPPSAPPMRAPRPVMTAEARPRTVSRQQDRTLTFWQTLDKPLLMITGVLLAVGIMMVYSTTFDWAFSVWGNPAQKVLEQARNVGIGIILSAAVLFFDYRRVRRLSVFILLGTIAALVGVLLFGDDVFNARRSLIGGSLQPGELAELAMIVYMAAWLSSKSTRVRSLTYGLLPFAVLLGIVSGLVILQPDISTALIIIVVCGLMFFLAGADLIQIGVIGGISGIMGLAVVLGGGFGYAEGRVSTFLESITDITRADYQVFQAYVAFANGGWTGVGLGLSQQKFNNALPAPHTDSIFAIIGEEFGIIGAGFVVFLYALLVWRGLTIARKAGDPFGALLAAGLTLWIISKALLNIAVMLALVPPTGIALPFISFGGSSMVTVLIGVGLILSVQRANITREFSAERRGQRAPTDRSRGNGRSRVSGAGGR, from the coding sequence ATGGCCGAACATTCCCCACCGCAGTACCTGGACGACCCCGCTCCGCCGTCGGCGCCGCCGATGCGTGCCCCGCGCCCGGTCATGACGGCCGAGGCCCGCCCGCGCACCGTCAGCCGCCAGCAGGATCGCACCCTCACCTTCTGGCAAACCCTCGACAAGCCGCTCCTGATGATCACCGGCGTGCTGCTGGCCGTCGGCATCATGATGGTTTACAGCACCACCTTCGACTGGGCCTTTAGTGTCTGGGGCAATCCCGCCCAGAAAGTCCTCGAACAGGCGCGTAACGTCGGCATCGGGATAATCCTCTCGGCCGCCGTGCTCTTCTTCGACTACCGCCGCGTCCGCCGCCTCTCGGTCTTCATTCTCCTCGGCACCATCGCCGCGCTGGTCGGCGTACTCCTGTTCGGTGACGACGTCTTCAATGCCCGCCGTTCGCTGATCGGTGGTTCGCTCCAGCCAGGTGAGTTGGCCGAGCTGGCGATGATTGTCTACATGGCGGCCTGGCTGAGCAGCAAAAGCACCCGCGTCCGCAGCCTGACCTATGGGCTGCTCCCCTTCGCCGTACTGCTCGGCATCGTCAGCGGCCTGGTCATTCTCCAGCCGGACATCTCCACCGCCCTGATCATTATCGTCGTCTGCGGTCTGATGTTCTTTCTGGCCGGCGCCGACCTCATCCAGATCGGCGTCATCGGCGGCATCTCCGGCATCATGGGCCTGGCAGTCGTCCTCGGCGGCGGCTTCGGCTACGCGGAAGGCCGCGTTTCGACCTTCCTTGAATCGATCACCGATATCACCCGCGCCGACTATCAGGTCTTCCAGGCCTATGTCGCTTTCGCCAACGGCGGCTGGACCGGCGTCGGCCTCGGCCTCAGCCAGCAAAAATTCAATAACGCCCTCCCCGCTCCGCACACCGACTCGATCTTCGCCATCATCGGCGAAGAATTCGGCATCATCGGCGCCGGGTTCGTCGTATTCCTGTATGCGTTGCTCGTCTGGCGCGGCCTGACCATCGCGCGGAAAGCAGGTGACCCCTTCGGGGCGCTGCTTGCGGCCGGCCTGACTTTATGGATTATCAGCAAGGCGCTGCTGAATATCGCCGTTATGCTTGCGCTCGTGCCGCCAACCGGCATCGCGCTCCCGTTCATCAGCTTCGGCGGTTCGTCGATGGTGACGGTTCTGATCGGCGTCGGCTTGATTCTCAGTGTTCAGCGTGCCAATATCACCCGCGAATTCTCGGCGGAACGGAGGGGACAACGTGCGCCTACTGATCGCAGCCGGGGGAACGGGCGGTCACGTGTATCCGGCGCTGGCGGTCGCTGA
- a CDS encoding CvpA family protein — MMQLNALLFILIGLFGVIGYQRGFNKEVISLAAIVLALFTLNSFDDLLRLTLLGNTPTQTRFIVQALIFAVIVFFGYQTRALIGGDAKAAQSVANRRYDDGGRLGGSGRRPDDGRDELQSRILGALMGLLNGYLVWGSLWYLMHINDYPLAPFIRAPALGSDSASLVSALPLYLLAGGPGGVDPLLSALVIVAFLIVLILI, encoded by the coding sequence ATGATGCAGCTCAACGCGCTCTTGTTCATCCTGATCGGTCTCTTCGGGGTGATCGGCTATCAGCGCGGCTTCAACAAAGAGGTGATTTCGCTGGCGGCCATCGTCCTGGCCCTGTTCACCCTCAACAGCTTCGACGACCTGCTCCGCCTGACCCTCCTGGGCAATACGCCGACCCAGACCCGCTTCATCGTCCAGGCCCTGATCTTCGCCGTGATCGTCTTTTTCGGCTATCAGACCCGAGCGCTCATCGGCGGCGATGCCAAGGCCGCGCAAAGCGTCGCCAACCGCCGCTACGATGACGGGGGACGTCTTGGCGGCAGCGGTCGCCGCCCCGACGACGGCCGCGATGAACTGCAATCGCGTATCCTGGGGGCGCTCATGGGCCTGCTCAACGGTTACTTGGTCTGGGGCTCGTTGTGGTATCTTATGCACATCAACGACTATCCGCTCGCGCCGTTTATCCGCGCTCCGGCGCTTGGCTCAGACAGCGCTTCCCTGGTCAGCGCCCTGCCGCTCTACCTTCTGGCCGGCGGGCCGGGCGGCGTCGATCCGCTGCTCTCGGCGCTGGTCATTGTCGCTTTCTTGATTGTTTTGATCCTGATTTAG
- the purD gene encoding phosphoribosylamine--glycine ligase — MKILIVGSGGREHAVAWALKKSPRVSGLFIAPGNAGTAALGVNVPIGSDDLPALVKFAGERAIDLVVVGPEAPLAAGLVDALNAAGIRAFGPTQAAAQLEASKAFSKQFMRDIGIPTAEHAAFTDYVNALRYLDSCRHPVVVKADGLAAGKGVIMCETRDDAAAAVTHILRDSAFGSAGRTVIIEERLSGPELSLLAFTDGKTVVPMPAARDHKRVGEGDRGPNTGGMGAFAPVPDAGPEMIDEIMRRVMQPAVDGMAARGTPYAGVLFAGLMLTDDGIKTLEFNCRFGDPETQAILPLLDSDLLEIFDACVSGTLMPDKVRWSGESCAAVVLAAHNYPGEPRRGDVITLPDTLPETTVVFHAGTALRNGALVTHGGRVLAVAARGQDLDAALTAAYAAAARINFDGMHFRRDIGRTGTSAYAQAGVDIKAGTRATELFKASVRSTYNRAVLSDTGSFGGLYDASALKAMDAPVLVASTDGVGTKTMVAARMGRWETIGQDLVNHCVNDILVQGARPLFFLDYVASSKLNPEQVAAVVKGVAEACKAVGCVLLGGETAEMPGVYQPGELDLAGTIIGVVERGGLIDGARVTPGDVILALPSSGLHTNGFSLARMALDGLDWTAPHEALGGKSIGETLLAVHRPYLKQVEALAAAGVDIRAMAHITGGGLFDNLPRVLPAGTAATLRRGTWPEPAIFALISKQANVAPLEQFHALNMGLGMLVIVPEADAEKALAALAGDCYRVGVVTHVDKPVTVEGLYA; from the coding sequence GTGAAGATCCTCATCGTCGGCTCTGGAGGGCGCGAACACGCAGTGGCGTGGGCGCTCAAAAAATCGCCGCGCGTCAGCGGCTTGTTCATCGCACCCGGCAATGCGGGGACGGCGGCGCTGGGCGTCAATGTCCCGATCGGCAGCGACGACCTCCCGGCGCTGGTCAAATTTGCGGGCGAGCGGGCGATCGACCTGGTGGTGGTCGGGCCGGAAGCGCCGCTGGCCGCCGGACTGGTCGACGCGCTGAACGCCGCGGGGATCCGCGCGTTCGGGCCGACACAGGCGGCCGCCCAACTGGAGGCGTCGAAAGCGTTTTCCAAGCAGTTTATGCGCGACATCGGCATCCCGACGGCCGAACATGCCGCGTTCACCGATTATGTCAACGCGCTGCGCTACCTGGACAGCTGCAGGCATCCGGTGGTGGTCAAGGCGGATGGGCTGGCGGCGGGCAAAGGCGTGATCATGTGCGAGACGCGCGACGACGCGGCGGCGGCGGTCACCCACATCCTGCGCGACTCGGCGTTCGGGTCGGCGGGGCGAACGGTCATCATCGAGGAACGGCTGAGCGGCCCGGAGCTTTCGCTGCTGGCGTTTACAGACGGCAAGACGGTAGTGCCGATGCCGGCGGCGCGGGACCATAAGCGCGTGGGCGAGGGCGACCGCGGCCCGAACACCGGCGGCATGGGAGCGTTCGCGCCGGTGCCGGACGCGGGGCCGGAGATGATCGACGAGATCATGCGCCGTGTGATGCAGCCGGCGGTCGACGGGATGGCCGCGCGCGGGACGCCGTATGCCGGCGTGCTGTTTGCAGGGCTGATGCTGACCGACGACGGGATCAAGACGCTGGAGTTCAACTGCCGCTTCGGCGACCCGGAAACGCAGGCGATCCTGCCGCTGCTGGACAGCGACCTGCTGGAGATCTTCGACGCGTGCGTGAGCGGGACGCTGATGCCAGACAAGGTGCGCTGGTCGGGGGAGTCTTGCGCGGCGGTGGTGCTGGCGGCGCACAATTACCCCGGCGAACCACGGCGGGGCGACGTTATCACGCTGCCGGATACGCTGCCGGAGACAACGGTGGTGTTCCACGCAGGGACGGCGCTGAGGAACGGCGCACTGGTAACGCACGGCGGCCGGGTGCTGGCGGTCGCGGCGCGCGGGCAAGACCTGGACGCGGCACTCACGGCGGCTTACGCGGCGGCGGCCCGCATCAATTTCGACGGCATGCACTTCCGGCGCGACATTGGCCGGACGGGCACGTCGGCATACGCACAGGCCGGGGTGGACATCAAAGCCGGCACGCGGGCGACCGAACTGTTCAAGGCGTCGGTCCGCAGCACGTATAACCGCGCGGTGCTGAGCGACACGGGCAGCTTCGGCGGGTTATATGACGCGTCGGCGCTGAAGGCGATGGACGCGCCGGTGCTGGTCGCCAGCACAGACGGCGTCGGCACCAAAACGATGGTCGCGGCGCGCATGGGGCGCTGGGAGACGATCGGACAGGATCTGGTCAACCACTGCGTGAACGACATTCTCGTTCAGGGCGCGCGGCCGCTATTTTTCCTGGATTACGTGGCGTCGTCCAAGCTCAATCCCGAACAGGTCGCGGCGGTGGTCAAAGGGGTGGCCGAAGCGTGCAAGGCGGTCGGGTGCGTGCTGCTGGGCGGCGAGACGGCGGAGATGCCGGGGGTGTACCAGCCCGGTGAACTGGATCTGGCGGGGACAATTATCGGCGTGGTGGAGCGCGGGGGCCTGATTGACGGCGCGCGCGTGACGCCGGGCGATGTGATCCTGGCGCTGCCGTCGTCCGGGCTGCATACCAATGGGTTTTCGCTGGCGCGCATGGCGCTGGACGGCCTCGACTGGACGGCGCCGCATGAGGCGCTGGGCGGCAAGTCGATCGGGGAAACGCTGCTGGCCGTGCATCGCCCGTATTTGAAACAGGTCGAGGCGCTGGCGGCGGCTGGCGTCGACATCCGCGCGATGGCGCATATCACTGGCGGCGGGCTGTTCGATAACCTGCCGCGCGTGCTGCCAGCCGGAACGGCCGCGACTCTGCGCCGCGGAACCTGGCCGGAACCGGCGATTTTCGCGCTGATCTCGAAACAGGCCAATGTCGCGCCGCTGGAGCAGTTCCACGCGCTGAACATGGGGCTGGGGATGCTGGTGATTGTGCCGGAAGCCGACGCCGAGAAGGCGCTGGCGGCGCTGGCGGGCGACTGCTACCGCGTCGGTGTCGTGACCCACGTCGACAAGCCGGTGACGGTCGAGGGGTTGTATGCCTGA